Proteins from a genomic interval of Spiroplasma endosymbiont of Lonchoptera lutea:
- the efp gene encoding elongation factor P, with translation MINVNDLRNGMTFRHSGNLFLVLDTGRAQAGRGQANVKAKVKNLRSNAIINLTFTSGDKVERAHLDKRVMQYLYSDGNNLIFMDNESYEQVEINKTKMAWELKFLTSNLPVQVLQYDNEILTISLPDKVTLKIIEAEQAVKRDSSSSPSKRAVAETGLALQVPLFINTDDYIVVSTVDGKYQHRA, from the coding sequence ATGATTAATGTTAATGATTTACGCAATGGCATGACTTTTAGACATAGTGGTAATCTATTTTTAGTCTTAGATACTGGTCGTGCTCAAGCTGGAAGAGGCCAAGCAAATGTTAAAGCTAAAGTTAAAAATTTGCGAAGCAATGCAATTATTAATTTAACTTTTACTAGTGGTGATAAAGTTGAACGGGCGCATCTTGATAAACGCGTGATGCAATATTTATATAGTGATGGAAATAACTTGATTTTTATGGATAATGAAAGTTATGAACAAGTTGAAATTAATAAAACAAAAATGGCATGAGAATTAAAGTTTTTAACTTCTAATTTACCAGTTCAAGTATTACAATATGATAATGAAATTTTAACGATTTCGTTACCAGATAAAGTAACTTTAAAAATTATTGAAGCTGAACAGGCTGTTAAACGTGATAGTAGTTCTTCGCCAAGCAAAAGAGCAGTTGCTGAAACTGGATTAGCATTACAAGTACCATTATTTATTAATACAGATGATTATATTGTTGTTTCCACAGTTGATGGTAAATATCAGCACCGAGCTTAA
- a CDS encoding helix-turn-helix domain-containing protein codes for MGYKHLGIDERIYIENQLKFKVKISEIAKNLNRSISTINREVNRNKDNNHYFSLIAQNKAENRKQLHVYFHKFKNRELVKYVQQKLLLGWSPEQIYGRIKNFHQEWIISFKNLNCKYKWDSFLK; via the coding sequence ATGGGATACAAACATCTTGGCATAGATGAAAGAATTTATATTGAGAATCAATTGAAATTTAAAGTAAAAATTAGTGAAATAGCTAAAAATCTTAATCGAAGTATTAGTACTATTAATCGAGAAGTTAATAGAAATAAAGATAATAATCATTATTTTTCATTAATTGCACAAAATAAAGCAGAAAATAGAAAACAATTACATGTTTATTTTCATAAATTTAAAAATAGAGAATTAGTAAAATATGTACAACAAAAATTATTATTAGGTTGATCGCCTGAACAAATTTATGGCAGAATTAAAAATTTTCATCAAGAATGAATTATTAGTTTTAAAAACCTGAATTGTAAATATAAATGGGACAGTTTTTTAAAATAA
- a CDS encoding pyrroline-5-carboxylate reductase family protein yields MKIGFLGAGNMGKAIIDGLLNTNAFTNENIKVVINSDKSFQYWNNRHINVSKQWEFLRDCEIIILALTPPKIF; encoded by the coding sequence GTGAAAATTGGATTTTTAGGTGCTGGTAATATGGGGAAAGCAATTATTGATGGGTTATTAAATACTAATGCTTTTACTAATGAAAATATTAAAGTTGTTATTAATAGTGATAAAAGTTTTCAATATTGAAATAATCGTCATATTAATGTAAGTAAACAATGAGAATTTTTAAGGGATTGTGAAATAATTATCTTAGCATTAACCCCCCCCAAGATATTTTAA
- a CDS encoding pyrroline-5-carboxylate reductase family protein, whose translation MLKTIFKDCEVTRVMHNTSCQFNNSMTMICEEGNVIANEQALNIFNYCGKTISLSEKQIHLFIAICSSASGYLYHWLQPLIEIAENNNLSKDEAKTIVGGLLLGVATNILNSDLELKKLQENVTSPDGTTMAAIKVFETNNLQNIISDAVNACMLRSKQLEDSI comes from the coding sequence TTGTTAAAAACAATATTTAAAGATTGTGAGGTTACAAGAGTAATGCACAATACTTCTTGTCAGTTTAATAATTCAATGACAATGATTTGTGAAGAGGGTAATGTTATTGCTAATGAGCAAGCATTAAACATTTTTAATTATTGTGGTAAAACCATTTCATTAAGTGAAAAACAAATTCATTTGTTTATTGCTATTTGTAGTAGTGCTAGTGGTTATTTATATCATTGATTACAACCGTTAATAGAAATTGCTGAAAATAATAATCTTAGTAAAGATGAAGCCAAAACAATTGTTGGTGGTTTATTACTTGGTGTTGCGACAAATATTTTAAATAGTGATTTAGAGCTAAAAAAATTGCAAGAAAATGTAACATCGCCTGATGGTACAACAATGGCAGCAATTAAAGTTTTTGAAACTAATAACTTGCAAAATATTATTAGTGATGCTGTAAATGCTTGTATGTTAAGGAGTAAACAACTAGAAGATAGTATCTAA
- a CDS encoding IS30 family transposase, with translation MGYKHLGIDERIYIENQLKFKVKISEIAKNLNRSISTINREVNRNKDNNHYFSLIAQNKAENRKQLHVYFHKFKNRELVKYVQQKLLLGWSPEQIYGRIKNFHQEWIISLGWSPEQIYGRIKNFHQEWIISLGWSPEQIYGRIKNFHQEWIISFKTIYNWIYSGLLEKVTSKNLRRKGKKRKSQENRGKFNGKSIKERNVNNRITLGHWEGDTVVSSRGKSKSCLITLVERTSRFTLAILVENRTTKVINKNISHYLSILPNNLVKTITFDRGKEFANWQQLEKNLNVKIYFADAYSPWQRGTNENTNGLIREKFPKKFNFSNTTKNAVHKFILSLNQRPRKILNYLSPIEYLVRKII, from the coding sequence ATGGGATACAAACATCTTGGCATAGATGAAAGAATTTATATTGAGAATCAATTGAAATTTAAAGTAAAAATTAGTGAAATAGCTAAAAATCTTAATCGAAGTATTAGTACTATTAATCGAGAAGTTAATAGAAATAAAGATAATAATCATTATTTTTCATTAATTGCACAAAATAAAGCAGAAAATAGAAAACAATTACATGTTTATTTTCATAAATTTAAAAATAGAGAATTAGTAAAATATGTACAACAAAAATTATTATTAGGTTGATCGCCTGAACAAATTTATGGCAGAATTAAAAATTTTCATCAAGAATGAATTATTAGTTTAGGTTGATCGCCTGAACAAATTTATGGCAGAATTAAAAATTTTCATCAAGAATGAATTATTAGTTTAGGTTGATCGCCTGAACAAATTTATGGCAGAATTAAAAATTTTCATCAAGAATGAATTATTAGTTTTAAAACAATTTACAATTGAATTTATTCTGGATTACTTGAAAAGGTTACTAGTAAAAATTTAAGAAGAAAAGGTAAGAAACGAAAATCTCAAGAAAATCGGGGTAAATTTAATGGTAAATCCATTAAAGAACGAAATGTTAATAATCGCATAACTCTTGGCCATTGAGAAGGTGATACTGTAGTATCATCACGAGGTAAAAGTAAATCATGTTTAATAACTTTAGTTGAAAGAACATCAAGATTTACTTTAGCAATATTAGTTGAAAATAGAACTACTAAAGTTATTAACAAAAATATTAGTCATTATTTATCAATTCTTCCAAATAATCTTGTTAAGACTATAACATTTGATAGGGGTAAAGAATTTGCTAATTGACAACAACTTGAAAAAAATTTAAATGTGAAAATTTATTTTGCTGATGCATATTCACCTTGACAAAGAGGTACTAATGAAAATACTAATGGTTTAATTAGAGAAAAATTTCCTAAAAAATTTAATTTTTCAAACACTACTAAAAATGCAGTTCATAAATTTATATTGTCTTTAAACCAAAGACCAAGAAAAATACTAAATTATCTTTCGCCAATCGAATATTTGGTTAGAAAAATAATTTAG